One window from the genome of Spirosoma rhododendri encodes:
- a CDS encoding ABC transporter ATP-binding protein — translation MSVITVENISKQYIIDHQKGKGVNTLRDVVSENFRQLFGQKKDKITTTHEEFWALRDVSFSIEQGDRVGIVGHNGAGKSTLLKILSKIIEPTSGSVRIRGRVASLLEVGTGFHPELTGRENIFLNGSLLGMSRSEIRKQFDEIVAFAGVEKFLDTPVKRYSSGMYVRLGFAISAHLDPEIMIVDEVLAVGDAEFQKKSLGKMRDNSASGRTILFVSHNLTAVQALCNKAFYFEKGQLLEQGETNQVVATYLSKVSRTRLLREWDTPENAPGNDLVRIKRIELIPEYQDELTHIDVRTPMKFRFEFWNMMDSANLNLSMHLNSLTGECIFNVGTKSQPYGPGVIAGECVIPGYFLNDGSYTISVMIVKDTVTPLFTMEESLTFDVEDYREGIAWYGKWPGYVRPQFPFQIGMLEEAVK, via the coding sequence ATGTCGGTCATTACGGTCGAAAACATCAGCAAACAATACATCATCGACCACCAGAAAGGTAAGGGCGTCAATACCCTGCGGGATGTGGTGAGCGAGAATTTCCGGCAGTTGTTCGGCCAGAAGAAAGATAAAATTACCACCACCCACGAGGAGTTCTGGGCGCTGCGCGATGTGAGCTTTTCCATCGAGCAGGGCGACCGGGTCGGTATCGTGGGTCACAACGGCGCGGGTAAATCGACGCTGCTCAAGATCCTGAGCAAAATCATCGAACCGACGAGTGGGTCGGTTCGAATTCGGGGCCGGGTAGCGTCGCTGCTCGAAGTTGGGACGGGTTTCCACCCCGAACTGACCGGTCGCGAAAATATCTTCCTCAACGGTTCGCTGCTGGGCATGAGCCGGAGTGAAATCCGCAAGCAGTTTGACGAAATCGTAGCCTTTGCCGGGGTCGAAAAATTCCTCGATACCCCCGTCAAGCGGTACTCCTCGGGCATGTACGTTCGCCTGGGTTTTGCCATCTCCGCCCACCTCGACCCCGAGATCATGATCGTGGACGAAGTACTGGCCGTTGGCGACGCTGAATTTCAGAAGAAAAGTCTGGGTAAGATGCGCGACAACTCCGCCAGTGGTCGTACGATTCTGTTCGTCAGCCACAACCTGACGGCGGTGCAGGCGCTGTGCAACAAAGCGTTCTACTTTGAGAAAGGGCAACTGCTGGAGCAGGGTGAAACCAATCAGGTTGTTGCCACGTACCTGAGCAAAGTGTCACGCACGCGGCTGCTTCGCGAGTGGGACACGCCCGAAAACGCGCCGGGCAACGATCTGGTGCGCATCAAGCGCATCGAACTGATCCCGGAGTATCAGGACGAGCTGACGCACATCGACGTGCGAACCCCCATGAAGTTCCGGTTTGAGTTCTGGAACATGATGGACAGTGCTAACCTGAATCTGTCGATGCACCTCAATTCGCTGACTGGCGAGTGCATCTTCAACGTCGGCACGAAATCGCAGCCGTACGGGCCGGGCGTCATCGCGGGCGAGTGCGTTATCCCCGGTTATTTCCTCAACGACGGATCGTACACAATCTCGGTCATGATCGTGAAAGATACCGTGACGCCCCTGTTTACGATGGAGGAAAGCCTGACGTTCGACGTGGAAGACTACCGCGAGGGCATTGCCTGGTACGGAAAATGGCCCGGCTACGTCCGGCCGCAGTTCCCGTTTCAGATCGGGATGCTCGAGGAAGCAGTAAAATAA
- a CDS encoding ABC transporter permease: MKTQEVVIQPGRSEKHYWRDLWRNRELLLILSMRDVSVRYKQTALGMAWGLIRPLTTMLIMVFVFSKVAKLKGDPGIPYPLMVLAGITIWTFFSTAFTQISNSVTLNSNLVTKVYFPRLLMPLSSIAVSFLDFLVSLGLFILLAIWYQFIPDWHLLLVPVFVVLAVLAAFAFGLFFAVINVKFRDIGQLIPFIVQVGFYACPIAYTSQLVADERWYPIYILNPMVGIIDGFRWALLGGKTYFNPQSLLASVVLTGICLILSVYFFRKRENSFVDDI, encoded by the coding sequence TTGAAAACACAAGAGGTAGTTATACAGCCCGGCCGCTCGGAGAAACATTACTGGCGAGACCTGTGGCGCAACCGTGAATTGCTGCTGATTCTGTCGATGCGCGACGTATCGGTTCGGTACAAGCAGACGGCTCTGGGCATGGCCTGGGGCCTCATTCGCCCGCTGACAACCATGCTCATCATGGTCTTCGTATTCAGCAAGGTTGCCAAGTTGAAAGGTGATCCGGGTATTCCCTATCCACTCATGGTGCTGGCCGGCATCACGATCTGGACGTTTTTTTCGACGGCCTTTACGCAGATCAGCAACAGCGTAACGCTCAACTCCAATCTGGTCACGAAAGTATACTTTCCCCGGTTGCTGATGCCGCTCAGCTCAATTGCCGTCAGCTTCCTTGATTTTCTGGTGTCGCTGGGCTTGTTTATCCTGCTGGCGATCTGGTATCAGTTCATACCCGACTGGCATTTGCTGCTGGTCCCGGTATTTGTGGTGCTGGCAGTACTGGCTGCGTTTGCGTTCGGTCTGTTTTTTGCAGTCATTAACGTGAAATTTCGTGACATCGGGCAGCTGATTCCCTTTATCGTACAGGTCGGTTTCTACGCGTGCCCAATCGCTTACACGAGTCAGTTGGTAGCCGACGAACGTTGGTACCCGATCTATATTCTCAACCCAATGGTGGGTATCATCGATGGCTTTCGGTGGGCTTTGCTGGGGGGTAAAACTTATTTCAATCCGCAGAGCCTGCTGGCATCCGTTGTATTGACGGGTATTTGTCTGATTCTGTCGGTTTACTTCTTCCGCAAGCGCGAGAACTCGTTTGTAGACGATATTTAA
- a CDS encoding polysaccharide biosynthesis/export family protein has translation MQKTRDSIIFPANFFSPATASFRPRLLPALVLMGGLLTGLTSNAQVTPGATGSGSSSGSGTTAPASGNVTLPAGVNPNSLPPAVRQQIQRAGGQTPGTNVPTGRTNAQTSNQNGATTAQDGRTVNGEVPAQLGANTQADTNGVVTQQEIIENGYDAARNRERNEIRRKLFGSSIFSDPNMATTFQPNLTMATPRNYIVGPNDQLNIQLYGYSEADFTQRVSPEGYVYFKQATGIGPVFISGLTIEQAKARMVGRLATKFVGLKTSSYGPQNTFLEVSLGSIRSIRVTVTGDAIRPGTYTMSSLSTVMNAVYQAGGPSELGSFRRVQLIRNNRVAATLDLYDYLLNGTQRNDLRLQDNDNIRFEPYIERVEIQGTVKRNNIFEMLPGETLDRLLFYAGGFAANSYKGRIKVQRLTDRERKIIDVTAPEFKAFTMQDGDLVTVEQLLDRFENQVTIEGAVYRPGQYSLDDNKTLKQLIASAENLKGDAFTGRVTIIRTREDLAIENITVNLANVLAGTDPDVTLQREDQVIIPSRFDLAEQANITVQGEVNKPAEMAFMANMTLDDALIRAGGLKESAAASQVEVVRRKKDVDPKSASASVADIFRFNVNRDLSISNDQNRFLLEPYDQIIIRRSPNYLVQTYAAVQGEVILPGSYAILRKDQKISDLIQLAGGLTPQAYVEGATLVRQVRLSPDELARQQQSITELSDIDRKSVVQVQAPSAERPESIGINLKRIIDRPGSSEDILVQEGDILRIPKVLETVRVDGEVLLPNTVKYRSGQTFQDYIANAGGFTERSQRKRAFVVYANGSVDRTRRFMFFNVYPRVEPGSEVVVPRKTSNPLTPQQLLSTTAGTISSLLSVIGLVIALSATVNR, from the coding sequence ATGCAAAAAACGCGAGATTCCATCATCTTCCCGGCAAACTTTTTTTCTCCCGCCACAGCCTCGTTTCGCCCCCGTTTGTTACCGGCATTAGTACTGATGGGAGGCCTGCTTACCGGGCTGACCAGCAACGCGCAGGTGACACCCGGCGCGACCGGCAGCGGCTCATCGTCGGGAAGTGGGACGACCGCTCCCGCCAGTGGTAACGTAACGTTGCCCGCCGGGGTCAACCCCAATTCACTGCCACCAGCCGTTCGCCAGCAGATTCAGCGGGCGGGCGGGCAGACACCCGGCACCAACGTACCAACGGGCCGCACTAATGCCCAGACGTCTAACCAGAACGGAGCCACGACCGCGCAGGACGGCCGTACTGTTAATGGCGAAGTACCAGCCCAGCTTGGTGCCAACACGCAGGCCGATACCAACGGGGTCGTGACGCAGCAGGAGATAATCGAAAACGGCTACGATGCGGCCCGGAACCGGGAGCGCAACGAGATTCGCCGGAAACTCTTTGGCAGTTCGATCTTCAGCGACCCGAACATGGCGACGACGTTTCAGCCGAACCTGACGATGGCGACGCCCCGTAACTACATCGTCGGGCCGAATGACCAGCTCAACATTCAGTTATACGGCTATTCGGAAGCTGATTTCACCCAACGGGTATCGCCCGAAGGGTACGTATATTTCAAGCAGGCCACCGGTATCGGCCCCGTTTTCATATCGGGACTGACGATCGAACAGGCTAAAGCCCGGATGGTCGGGCGGCTGGCAACCAAGTTTGTTGGGTTGAAGACGTCGTCGTATGGCCCGCAGAATACCTTTCTGGAAGTGTCGCTGGGTAGTATCCGCAGCATCCGCGTAACGGTAACGGGCGATGCTATCCGGCCGGGCACTTACACGATGTCGTCGCTGTCGACGGTTATGAATGCCGTCTATCAGGCGGGTGGCCCGAGCGAACTGGGTTCGTTCCGGCGCGTGCAGCTGATTCGTAATAACCGGGTCGCGGCTACGCTCGACCTGTACGATTACCTGCTCAATGGTACCCAACGCAACGACCTGCGGCTTCAGGACAACGACAACATCCGGTTTGAACCGTACATCGAACGGGTCGAGATTCAGGGAACGGTAAAGCGCAACAATATCTTCGAAATGCTGCCCGGCGAAACCCTCGACCGGCTGCTGTTCTACGCGGGTGGGTTTGCGGCCAATTCCTACAAGGGCCGAATCAAAGTACAGCGCCTGACCGATCGGGAGCGCAAAATCATCGACGTAACGGCCCCGGAATTCAAGGCTTTTACGATGCAGGACGGTGACCTGGTCACGGTTGAGCAACTGCTGGACCGGTTCGAGAATCAGGTAACGATCGAAGGGGCTGTGTACCGCCCCGGTCAGTACTCACTGGACGACAACAAAACGCTGAAGCAACTGATCGCGTCGGCGGAAAATCTGAAAGGCGACGCCTTCACGGGCCGTGTCACGATTATCCGTACCCGCGAAGATCTGGCGATCGAAAACATCACCGTCAATCTGGCAAACGTGTTGGCTGGCACCGACCCCGATGTAACGCTTCAACGCGAAGATCAGGTCATCATCCCGTCGCGGTTTGACCTGGCTGAACAGGCTAACATCACCGTACAGGGCGAAGTGAACAAACCCGCTGAGATGGCGTTCATGGCAAACATGACCCTCGACGACGCCCTGATTCGGGCGGGTGGCCTCAAGGAGTCGGCAGCGGCTTCGCAGGTAGAGGTTGTTCGGCGCAAGAAAGATGTCGACCCAAAATCAGCATCTGCCTCTGTCGCCGATATTTTCCGCTTCAATGTCAACCGTGACCTGTCGATTTCCAACGATCAGAACCGATTTTTGCTGGAGCCTTACGATCAGATCATCATCCGGCGTTCGCCCAACTACCTCGTGCAGACCTACGCAGCGGTGCAGGGTGAAGTAATTCTGCCGGGCTCGTACGCCATTCTGCGCAAAGACCAGAAAATCTCGGACCTGATTCAACTGGCTGGTGGTCTGACGCCACAGGCATACGTCGAAGGCGCAACGCTGGTGCGGCAGGTACGGCTGAGCCCCGACGAACTGGCCCGGCAGCAGCAATCGATCACGGAACTGTCGGACATCGATCGTAAATCGGTAGTGCAGGTGCAGGCACCATCGGCCGAGCGGCCCGAATCAATTGGTATCAACCTGAAGCGCATCATCGATCGCCCGGGCTCGTCGGAAGATATTCTGGTACAGGAAGGCGATATTCTGCGGATTCCGAAAGTGCTGGAAACGGTACGGGTCGATGGCGAAGTGCTGCTGCCCAACACGGTAAAATACCGCTCTGGCCAGACGTTCCAGGACTACATTGCCAATGCCGGCGGCTTCACGGAGCGGTCGCAGCGCAAGCGGGCGTTCGTCGTGTACGCCAACGGCTCAGTCGACCGGACACGCCGGTTCATGTTCTTCAACGTGTACCCCCGCGTCGAGCCAGGCTCGGAAGTGGTTGTACCGCGCAAAACGTCGAATCCGCTTACACCCCAGCAACTGCTGAGCACTACGGCGGGTACGATTTCGTCGCTGCTATCGGTGATTGGGCTGGTTATTGCCCTGAGTGCAACCGTAAATCGCTAA
- a CDS encoding SusC/RagA family TonB-linked outer membrane protein: MRKVLLLSWLLTVVLWLPGWAQSNVISGRVTAADDGSGLPGVSVQVKGTTRGTTTDAEGNYRINAASGSRLVFSFIGYTSQEIAVGNQTVLPVKLESSATELAEVVVPFGVAKRANFTGSAGTINAANISARPITNVGQALSGAVPGVQTTAGSGQPGTAPEIRIRGFGSISSGNDPLYVVDGVPYSGSIANISPNDIENISVLKDAASTALYGSRAANGVVVITTKKGTKDRSSINLRYTKGFSTRGLPEYDRVGPAEYYPLMWEMYRNSIAYRATNPVALATANQDASNRLVSLTGYNVYNVPDAQLVDVNGQLNPNAQLLYSPDDLNWEKPLMRQGNRDELNVSFAGGHEKSDYFISLSYLNDKAYILRSDYDRFTGRMNINSQMKSWLRTGANLAVTLTKSNQADADGSTSFVNPFYFSRNIGPIYPVYAYDPKNPGTFLTDANGDRIYDLGNLTSLGLPARPAFAGRHSLAETVLNQNYFRRNVLSARGFVEISFLKDFRFTTNVGTDITNTNSYTFGNTLVGDGAPAGRATHEFQNIASYNLNQLLNYGHSFGRHNIEVLAGHENFQVGDNYLTGSRSQQILDGNYELINFTTTTNLSSVANVRRVEGFLSRFNYDYDQRYFLSASVRRDGSSKFSRATRWGNFYSISGAWRLDQEDFVRSIPNLNLLKLRTSYGQTGNDGGGNTAGNAAISYYAWQPLYNLNSNNASEAGIIQASLGNAGLEWESSNAFDVGLEFGLFNNRVSGTIEYFDRRSSNLIFDVPLPLSAGISTVTRNIGTMYNRGVEIELGLEPVRTKDFTWRIDLNATSIRNRITKMPDENPEIIDGTKKLAVGRSIYDYWLREYVGVNPANGDAQYRAVNYVAANSRITESGDTLTSSVNNARYRYAGTSIPAMSGGITNTVRYKGLSLSVLAVYQLGGKTYDGAYASLMSVGGYGNAKHVDILNRWRNPGDVTNVPRMDAARTSDFDAGSDRWLIDASYFNVRNVTLSYAIPNVLARKAFLQNAQVYVSGENLLILSRRKGMNVQQNFSGVTSNAFSPARSIVLGVNFTL; the protein is encoded by the coding sequence ATGAGAAAAGTTCTATTACTAAGCTGGTTACTGACGGTTGTTTTGTGGTTGCCCGGCTGGGCGCAGAGCAACGTCATTAGCGGCCGGGTCACTGCCGCCGACGACGGGTCCGGGCTACCGGGCGTGAGTGTACAGGTAAAAGGAACAACGCGCGGCACAACAACCGACGCGGAAGGTAATTACCGAATCAACGCGGCATCGGGATCGCGGCTGGTGTTTAGCTTCATCGGCTATACCTCGCAGGAAATAGCGGTTGGCAACCAGACAGTACTGCCGGTAAAACTGGAATCAAGTGCGACTGAATTAGCCGAAGTTGTCGTGCCGTTTGGCGTGGCTAAGCGGGCAAACTTTACCGGTTCGGCCGGTACAATCAACGCGGCTAACATCAGTGCCCGGCCCATCACCAACGTCGGACAGGCATTGTCTGGAGCGGTGCCGGGGGTGCAAACGACGGCCGGTAGTGGGCAGCCTGGAACGGCCCCCGAGATTCGGATTCGGGGTTTTGGCTCTATCTCGTCGGGTAACGACCCGCTGTACGTGGTCGACGGTGTTCCGTATTCGGGTAGCATCGCCAACATCAGCCCTAACGACATCGAGAACATCTCGGTACTGAAAGATGCCGCGTCGACGGCCTTGTACGGGTCGCGGGCGGCCAATGGCGTGGTTGTAATCACGACTAAAAAGGGTACCAAAGACCGGAGTTCGATCAACCTGCGGTACACGAAAGGATTTAGTACGCGGGGTTTGCCTGAGTACGACCGCGTGGGCCCTGCGGAATACTACCCGCTGATGTGGGAAATGTACCGCAACAGCATCGCTTACCGGGCTACAAACCCTGTAGCCCTAGCAACGGCGAATCAGGATGCATCGAATCGGCTGGTGAGCCTGACCGGGTACAATGTATATAACGTACCGGATGCCCAGCTTGTTGATGTGAACGGCCAACTGAACCCCAACGCGCAACTGCTGTATTCGCCGGATGACCTGAATTGGGAAAAGCCGCTGATGCGGCAGGGTAACCGCGACGAACTGAACGTAAGCTTCGCCGGGGGACATGAAAAGTCCGACTACTTCATTTCGCTGTCATACCTGAACGATAAGGCGTATATCCTCCGCTCGGATTACGATCGCTTTACGGGCCGGATGAACATCAATTCGCAGATGAAATCATGGCTGCGGACGGGCGCGAATCTGGCCGTTACGCTTACCAAATCGAATCAGGCGGATGCGGATGGCAGTACGTCTTTCGTCAACCCATTCTACTTTTCGCGGAACATCGGTCCGATCTATCCCGTCTACGCCTACGATCCGAAGAATCCGGGTACGTTCCTGACGGATGCCAACGGCGACCGGATTTATGATCTGGGTAACCTGACATCGTTGGGCTTACCAGCCCGCCCGGCATTCGCGGGTCGGCATTCGCTGGCAGAGACGGTGCTGAACCAGAACTATTTCCGGCGTAACGTACTCAGCGCGCGTGGCTTTGTCGAAATATCGTTTCTGAAGGATTTCCGCTTTACGACCAACGTTGGTACCGACATTACGAACACCAACTCGTACACCTTCGGCAATACGCTGGTGGGTGATGGTGCTCCGGCGGGTCGGGCTACGCACGAGTTTCAGAACATTGCCAGCTATAACCTGAACCAATTGCTCAACTACGGGCATTCGTTTGGTCGGCACAATATCGAAGTGCTGGCGGGGCACGAAAACTTTCAGGTCGGCGACAACTACCTGACTGGCTCGCGCTCGCAGCAGATTCTGGACGGCAACTACGAACTCATCAACTTCACAACCACGACTAACCTGTCGTCGGTAGCGAACGTGCGCCGGGTTGAGGGCTTTCTCTCGCGTTTCAACTACGACTACGATCAGCGGTATTTTCTGTCGGCATCGGTTCGGCGCGACGGGTCGAGTAAGTTCTCGCGGGCTACGCGCTGGGGTAACTTTTACTCGATCAGCGGAGCATGGCGGCTGGATCAGGAGGATTTTGTACGGTCGATACCAAACCTTAACCTGCTCAAACTGCGGACGTCGTATGGGCAGACGGGTAACGACGGCGGGGGCAACACCGCCGGGAACGCTGCGATCAGCTACTACGCCTGGCAACCGCTGTACAACCTAAACTCGAACAACGCATCGGAAGCGGGTATCATACAAGCAAGTCTGGGGAATGCCGGGCTGGAATGGGAGTCTAGCAACGCCTTCGACGTCGGCCTGGAGTTTGGTTTGTTCAACAACCGGGTGAGTGGTACGATTGAATACTTCGACCGCCGGTCATCGAACCTGATTTTCGACGTGCCGCTGCCGCTATCGGCGGGTATCTCGACGGTTACGCGCAACATCGGTACGATGTATAACCGGGGTGTTGAGATAGAGCTGGGGCTGGAGCCGGTTCGGACGAAAGACTTTACCTGGCGTATCGACCTGAACGCTACGAGCATTCGGAATCGCATCACGAAAATGCCGGACGAAAACCCGGAAATTATCGACGGTACGAAAAAGCTGGCCGTCGGCCGGTCGATCTATGATTACTGGCTGCGTGAATACGTAGGGGTAAACCCGGCCAATGGGGATGCGCAGTATCGGGCGGTTAACTACGTAGCGGCCAATTCGCGAATTACGGAATCGGGAGACACGCTGACGTCGAGTGTCAACAATGCCCGTTACCGGTATGCGGGTACGTCGATTCCGGCAATGTCGGGTGGTATCACCAACACGGTCCGCTACAAAGGGTTGTCGTTGTCGGTGCTGGCGGTTTACCAGCTGGGCGGCAAAACCTACGATGGTGCCTATGCTTCGCTGATGAGCGTCGGAGGCTATGGCAATGCCAAGCACGTCGACATCCTGAACCGCTGGCGTAACCCCGGCGACGTAACCAACGTGCCGCGTATGGATGCGGCCCGTACCTCGGACTTCGATGCTGGTTCGGACCGATGGCTGATCGATGCCAGCTACTTCAACGTCCGCAACGTAACGCTTTCGTACGCGATTCCTAATGTGCTGGCCCGCAAGGCATTCCTGCAAAACGCGCAGGTGTACGTAAGCGGTGAAAACCTGCTGATTCTGTCGCGCCGGAAAGGCATGAACGTACAGCAGAACTTCAGCGGGGTTACCAGCAACGCATTTAGCCCGGCAAGAAGCATCGTACTGGGCGTCAACTTCACGCTATAA
- a CDS encoding RagB/SusD family nutrient uptake outer membrane protein, with amino-acid sequence MKKIHLTLALAAGLLAGACKQDYLDTAPTGSVDAAAAYATTKNATAAINGIYRAMVVRYLDSQGHFGHPAMMIINDVLGEDVIISNTSNNWHLAETRWQAHRSETSAGDQLGYQLYYRLIGNANVAIANIDNATGTPAERNQVKGEALGLRAFSYFNLVQLYGKRYNAATIPNSQLGVPLILVPTTTGQARATVEEVYTQINKDLADAATLLTSTRPYKSHINLEVIRGFQARVALTQQNWADAAKFAAQARTGYSLMTTAQYQEGFADIANPEWMWGFDHIEDQTEYFGAFHSYMSANFNSTNIRVTPKLINSKLYDQIPTTDVRSKMWVKSPNTTNSVVPTGGIRVAYLNQKFRLPGTPSTSTMGDVPYMRVAEMYLIEAEAQARLGNSAASATALYDLISKRDAAYTKSTKTGTALVDEILFHRRVELWGEGFRFTDLKRTNQPLNRNGANVNTAVAVLFDVAAGDNQWEFLIPRREINANAAIVQNPL; translated from the coding sequence ATGAAAAAAATACACCTGACACTGGCATTAGCAGCGGGGCTGCTGGCCGGTGCCTGCAAGCAGGATTACCTGGATACCGCCCCCACGGGCAGCGTCGACGCGGCTGCGGCCTACGCGACGACCAAAAATGCGACGGCGGCTATCAACGGTATTTACCGGGCGATGGTTGTACGTTACCTCGACTCGCAGGGGCACTTCGGCCACCCGGCGATGATGATTATCAACGACGTGCTGGGCGAGGACGTCATCATCAGCAATACGTCGAACAACTGGCATCTGGCCGAAACGCGCTGGCAGGCCCACCGTTCGGAAACGTCGGCGGGCGATCAGCTGGGGTACCAGTTGTATTACCGCCTGATCGGTAACGCCAACGTTGCCATCGCCAACATCGACAACGCAACGGGCACACCCGCCGAGCGCAATCAGGTCAAAGGTGAAGCACTGGGCCTGCGGGCGTTTTCGTACTTCAACCTGGTGCAGCTATACGGTAAGCGGTACAACGCGGCTACGATCCCCAACAGTCAGCTGGGTGTTCCGCTGATTCTGGTGCCGACAACGACCGGGCAGGCCCGCGCAACGGTTGAAGAGGTGTACACGCAGATCAACAAAGACCTGGCCGACGCGGCTACGCTCCTGACGTCGACTCGTCCGTACAAGTCGCACATCAATCTGGAGGTGATTCGTGGGTTTCAGGCCCGCGTCGCGCTGACGCAGCAAAACTGGGCCGATGCGGCAAAATTCGCGGCACAGGCTCGTACCGGCTACTCGCTCATGACGACGGCGCAGTACCAGGAGGGCTTCGCCGACATCGCTAACCCGGAGTGGATGTGGGGTTTTGATCATATCGAAGATCAGACAGAGTACTTCGGGGCGTTTCACTCGTATATGTCGGCCAACTTCAACTCGACCAACATCCGCGTAACGCCGAAGCTTATCAACAGCAAGCTCTACGATCAGATTCCGACGACGGACGTACGCTCGAAGATGTGGGTGAAGTCGCCAAACACAACGAACTCAGTCGTGCCGACGGGCGGGATACGCGTAGCTTACCTGAACCAGAAATTCCGCCTGCCCGGCACGCCCTCGACCAGTACGATGGGCGACGTACCGTACATGCGGGTGGCGGAAATGTACCTGATCGAAGCTGAAGCACAGGCCCGGCTGGGTAACTCGGCGGCATCGGCAACGGCGCTGTACGACCTGATCAGTAAGCGCGATGCTGCCTACACCAAATCGACAAAAACCGGAACGGCGCTGGTCGATGAGATTCTGTTCCACCGGCGTGTCGAGTTGTGGGGCGAAGGCTTCCGCTTTACCGACCTGAAACGGACAAACCAGCCACTCAACCGCAACGGGGCCAACGTCAACACGGCGGTAGCGGTACTCTTTGACGTAGCCGCCGGTGACAATCAGTGGGAGTTTCTAATTCCGCGCCGGGAAATCAACGCCAACGCAGCCATCGTGCAGAATCCGTTGTAA
- the pheA gene encoding prephenate dehydratase, which produces MTLESLRNNIDALDDQLLTLLNQRMELVRKVGELKRSANTVIYRPEREKQILDRLHSQNTGLLNQAAIEAIFLEIFAVSRNLELPERVSYLGPEGSFTHQAAESRFGAMSAYMALPTIRSVFESVETGRVRFGVVPIENNQEGVVNETIDLLLEKDLRIAAEAQIPVHFTFATQTENLAEITHIYSKDIAFRQCSRFLNDSFDGLNAEFVPVESTSKAAKLAAQQPKTAAICSQIAAKLFDVPVLFDNIENSDLNRTRFLILAKEFVNQPSGNDKTTLIARLANTQSPGVLAEFLQSFNARGINLTKIESRPLRDGATFRYWFLLECEGHADDPALRDVMAQYANEVKLLGSYVRGA; this is translated from the coding sequence ATGACCCTCGAATCGCTCCGTAACAATATCGATGCACTGGACGATCAGTTACTGACGCTGCTGAATCAGCGGATGGAACTGGTGCGGAAAGTGGGTGAACTCAAACGCTCGGCCAACACGGTGATTTACCGGCCCGAGCGCGAAAAACAAATCCTCGACCGGCTCCACAGTCAGAATACGGGCCTGCTCAATCAGGCGGCTATCGAGGCTATTTTTCTGGAAATCTTTGCCGTTTCGCGCAATCTCGAACTGCCCGAACGGGTATCGTATCTGGGGCCGGAGGGGAGCTTTACCCATCAGGCCGCCGAGAGTCGGTTTGGGGCGATGAGTGCATATATGGCCCTGCCGACCATTCGGTCGGTGTTCGAGAGTGTCGAGACGGGGCGGGTGCGGTTTGGCGTCGTGCCGATTGAAAACAACCAGGAAGGTGTCGTCAACGAGACGATTGACCTGCTGCTGGAGAAAGACCTGCGCATTGCCGCCGAAGCGCAGATTCCGGTGCATTTTACGTTTGCCACGCAGACGGAGAACCTCGCCGAAATCACGCACATTTATTCAAAAGACATCGCTTTTCGGCAGTGCAGTCGTTTCCTTAACGACTCGTTCGACGGCCTGAACGCTGAATTTGTCCCGGTTGAATCGACGTCGAAAGCGGCTAAACTGGCGGCTCAACAGCCGAAAACAGCCGCGATCTGCTCGCAAATCGCGGCCAAGCTATTCGACGTGCCGGTGTTGTTCGACAACATCGAAAACTCCGATCTGAACCGTACCCGCTTCCTGATTCTGGCCAAAGAGTTCGTCAATCAACCAAGTGGTAACGACAAAACGACGCTGATCGCCCGGCTGGCCAACACGCAGTCGCCGGGGGTACTGGCCGAGTTTCTGCAATCGTTCAACGCACGGGGCATTAACCTGACCAAGATCGAAAGCCGCCCGCTACGCGACGGGGCTACGTTCCGCTACTGGTTTCTACTCGAATGCGAAGGCCACGCCGACGACCCGGCTCTGCGCGACGTGATGGCGCAGTACGCCAACGAAGTGAAGCTGCTGGGTAGCTACGTGCGGGGGGCTTAG